From one Halosimplex rubrum genomic stretch:
- a CDS encoding tetratricopeptide repeat protein gives MTDDRDDHEFSSGQGFGDPYEGFDIDPPELQVDTNKVDPVDSRVLTDELDERNLASDEVDADQLLDVGLSYIGINRYEQATDALERAARFAEDEKIEQEAWTNKGAAHAEMEEWDAAIGAYREALNIDDDSEHAATAETNLAFAFWESGRTEQALEHAERAVEVDPRFAQGWYNRGFFLLERGLAEDARNAFDNAIRLGFRNAEIIEEKARALEELGEDDRAEELAEEADELRQEAEAEMME, from the coding sequence ATGACTGACGACCGGGACGACCACGAGTTCTCCTCCGGGCAGGGCTTCGGCGACCCCTACGAGGGGTTCGACATCGATCCGCCCGAGCTGCAGGTCGACACGAACAAGGTCGACCCCGTCGACTCGCGCGTGCTCACCGACGAACTGGACGAGCGCAACCTCGCCTCGGACGAGGTCGACGCCGACCAACTCCTCGACGTGGGGCTGAGCTACATCGGCATCAACCGCTACGAGCAGGCCACCGACGCCCTCGAACGGGCGGCCCGCTTCGCCGAGGACGAGAAGATAGAGCAGGAGGCCTGGACGAACAAGGGCGCCGCCCACGCCGAGATGGAGGAGTGGGACGCCGCCATCGGCGCCTATCGCGAGGCGCTCAACATCGACGACGACTCCGAGCACGCCGCGACGGCCGAGACGAACCTCGCCTTCGCGTTCTGGGAGTCCGGCCGCACCGAGCAGGCGCTCGAACACGCCGAGCGCGCCGTCGAGGTCGACCCCCGCTTCGCCCAGGGCTGGTACAACCGCGGCTTCTTCCTGCTGGAGCGCGGCCTCGCCGAGGACGCCCGCAACGCCTTCGACAACGCCATCCGCCTGGGCTTTCGCAACGCCGAGATCATCGAAGAGAAGGCCCGCGCCCTCGAGGAACTCGGCGAAGACGACCGCGCCGAGGAGCTGGCCGAGGAGGCCGACGAACTCCGCCAGGAGGCCGAGGCGGAGATGATGGAGTAG
- a CDS encoding DUF424 domain-containing protein yields the protein MLLNERDTDEGLLVSVCDPEDLGETYEDGSVSLTVEPDFYDGDEASEEEVVDSLKRCTTANLVGEETVDLAVEHGFVDEENVLDLDGTRHAQLLWM from the coding sequence ATGTTGCTCAACGAACGGGACACCGACGAGGGGCTGCTCGTCTCGGTCTGCGACCCCGAGGACCTGGGCGAGACCTACGAGGACGGCTCCGTCTCGCTGACCGTCGAACCCGACTTCTACGACGGCGATGAGGCCAGCGAGGAGGAAGTGGTCGACAGCCTCAAGCGCTGTACGACCGCCAACCTCGTCGGCGAGGAGACCGTCGATCTGGCCGTCGAACACGGCTTCGTCGACGAGGAGAACGTCCTCGACCTCGACGGCACGCGCCACGCGCAGCTGCTCTGGATGTAA